The following are encoded together in the Actinomycetota bacterium genome:
- a CDS encoding molybdopterin-dependent oxidoreductase, whose translation MGPEEVTTMGSRKTRLPRLTTPLVRDGGGLREASWDEALDRAAAGFARVVEDRGPDAFGLFSCSKASNETNYLAQKFARVVIGTNNVDSCNRTUHAPSVVGLATVFGAGGGTSSYREVETAEVVVLWGSNARETHPIFFHHVLAAVRRGARLFVVDPRRTPSAQWAERWLGVDVGADIALAHAMGREIITAGLVDEEFVAEATTGFAAYREAVGPWTLDAAERVTGVAAADIAEVARAYAAAPRAQLCWTLGITEHHNAVDNVLALINLALLTGHVGREGSGLNPLRGQNNVQGGGDMGAIPNRLPGFADLTVDAVRAPFEAAWGRALRSRPGLHLSLMFEAMARGELRALYVIGENPAGSEADVARARAALAGLDHLVVQDLFLTRTAELAHVVLPAAADWCEAEGTVTSSERRVQLMGKAVAPPGAARPDLEIVAALAGRLGHDWGRPSAEAVWDEVRSLSPMHAGMSYRRLEELGGIQWPCPDESHPGSPFLHGRLWDRPLTGPRAPFSTVAWVPPADELTDEYPVRLTTGRRLDSYNTGVQSGSIASPLRRPETLCISAADGARFGVADGSTVVVTSRRGSVTAPVTYDPTLRAGLAFLTLHFADQVDTNLLTNDAWDPKSGTAEFKATAVRIEPVA comes from the coding sequence ATGGGCCCGGAGGAGGTCACGACCATGGGCAGTAGGAAGACAAGGCTCCCCCGGCTGACGACGCCGCTGGTGCGGGACGGGGGCGGGCTGCGGGAGGCGTCGTGGGACGAGGCCCTCGACCGGGCGGCCGCCGGGTTCGCCCGGGTGGTCGAGGACCGGGGACCGGACGCCTTCGGGCTGTTCAGCTGTTCCAAGGCGTCCAACGAGACCAACTACCTGGCCCAGAAGTTCGCCCGGGTGGTGATCGGCACCAACAACGTCGACAGCTGCAACCGCACCTGACACGCCCCCTCGGTCGTCGGTCTGGCGACGGTGTTCGGGGCCGGCGGAGGGACCAGCTCCTACCGCGAGGTCGAGACGGCCGAAGTCGTCGTGTTGTGGGGGTCGAACGCCCGCGAGACCCACCCGATCTTCTTCCACCACGTGCTGGCGGCCGTGCGGCGGGGGGCGCGCCTGTTCGTGGTCGACCCCCGGCGCACGCCCTCGGCCCAGTGGGCCGAGCGGTGGTTGGGGGTCGACGTGGGGGCCGACATCGCCCTGGCCCACGCCATGGGCCGGGAGATCATCACGGCCGGCCTGGTCGACGAGGAGTTCGTGGCCGAGGCCACGACCGGGTTCGCCGCCTACCGGGAGGCAGTGGGGCCCTGGACGCTCGACGCCGCCGAACGGGTCACCGGGGTGGCGGCCGCCGACATCGCCGAGGTGGCCCGGGCCTACGCGGCCGCTCCGAGAGCGCAACTGTGCTGGACCTTGGGCATCACCGAGCACCACAACGCCGTCGACAACGTGCTCGCCCTCATCAACCTGGCCCTGCTCACCGGCCACGTGGGACGAGAGGGCTCGGGGCTCAACCCCCTGCGGGGCCAGAACAACGTCCAGGGCGGGGGCGACATGGGGGCCATCCCCAACCGGCTGCCCGGCTTCGCCGACCTCACGGTGGACGCCGTCCGGGCCCCGTTCGAGGCCGCCTGGGGCCGGGCCTTGCGGTCGCGGCCCGGCCTGCACCTGAGCCTGATGTTCGAGGCCATGGCCCGGGGCGAGCTGCGGGCCCTCTACGTCATCGGGGAGAACCCCGCCGGCTCGGAGGCCGACGTGGCCCGGGCCCGGGCCGCCCTGGCCGGCCTCGACCACCTGGTGGTGCAGGACCTGTTCCTCACCCGCACGGCCGAGCTGGCCCACGTCGTGCTGCCGGCGGCCGCCGACTGGTGCGAGGCCGAGGGGACGGTGACCAGCAGTGAACGGCGGGTGCAGCTCATGGGCAAGGCGGTGGCGCCGCCGGGGGCGGCCCGGCCCGACCTCGAGATCGTGGCTGCCCTGGCCGGCCGGCTGGGCCACGACTGGGGCCGGCCCTCGGCCGAGGCGGTGTGGGACGAGGTGCGCTCGCTGTCGCCCATGCATGCCGGGATGAGCTACCGGCGCCTCGAGGAGTTGGGCGGGATCCAGTGGCCGTGCCCCGACGAGTCCCACCCCGGCAGTCCGTTCCTGCACGGCCGGCTGTGGGACCGTCCTCTCACCGGGCCGCGTGCCCCGTTCAGCACGGTGGCGTGGGTGCCGCCGGCTGACGAGCTGACCGATGAGTACCCGGTACGCCTGACCACCGGCCGGCGCCTCGACTCCTACAACACGGGCGTGCAGAGCGGTTCCATCGCCTCCCCCCTGCGGCGTCCCGAAACCCTGTGCATCTCGGCCGCCGACGGCGCCCGGTTCGGAGTGGCCGACGGGTCGACGGTGGTGGTCACCTCGCGGCGAGGGTCGGTGACCGCCCCGGTGACCTACGACCCGACCCTGCGGGCCGGCCTCGCATTTCTCACCCTGCACTTCGCCGACCAGGTCGACACCAACCTGCTCACCAACGACGCCTGGGACCCGAAGTCGGGCACCGCCGAGTTCAAGGCCACCGCCGTGCGCATCGAGCCGGTGGCCTGA
- a CDS encoding circularly permuted type 2 ATP-grasp protein → MGDLLDGYEAEPSWDEMFEPAGVARPPYSALYDALRTFSAEDFAGRCVSRDRAFRDQGITFSFSGEERPFPLDLVPRVLSSEEWALVEAGVRQRVRALELFLQDVYGRGRILEAGVVPRALVTTSKHFHRAAAGFDPANGVRVQVAGIDLARDGEGRFCVLEDNLRTPSGVSYVIENRRAMAHVFPELFASHRVRPVDGYPAQLLAALRAAAPVGVPDPRVVVLTPGVFNSAYFEHTFLARHMGVELVEGRDLICRQNVVYLRSTDGEQRVDVIYRRVDDDFLDPLHFRPDSMVGCAGVLNAARAGNVTIANAVGNGVADDKLVYTYVPAIIDFYLGEKPLLPNVTTYRLDEPDQLEHVLGRLDQLVVKPVDGSGGHGIVIGPQASDHQLARARENVVANPRGWIAQEVVHLSTSPTHIGDRLRPRHIDLRPFAINDGENVWVAPGGLTRVALPEGSLVVNSSQGGGSKDTWVLAGVRGLPGADGASPMSSPMSSPVSSPMSSPVSAADGPGTSPRPDPGPGAALGAQQQQQQQQGSNRGAPGC, encoded by the coding sequence GTGGGCGACCTGCTCGACGGCTACGAGGCTGAACCCAGTTGGGACGAGATGTTCGAACCCGCGGGAGTGGCGCGCCCGCCCTACTCCGCCCTCTACGACGCCCTGCGCACGTTCTCGGCCGAGGACTTCGCGGGCCGGTGTGTCAGCCGTGACCGGGCGTTCCGCGACCAGGGCATCACGTTCTCGTTCTCGGGGGAGGAGCGCCCCTTCCCCCTCGACCTCGTCCCCCGGGTGCTGTCGTCCGAGGAATGGGCGCTGGTCGAGGCGGGCGTGCGCCAGCGGGTGCGGGCGCTGGAGCTCTTCCTCCAGGACGTGTACGGCCGGGGCAGGATCCTCGAGGCGGGAGTCGTGCCTCGGGCGCTGGTCACGACCTCCAAGCACTTCCACCGGGCGGCGGCCGGCTTCGACCCGGCCAACGGCGTGCGGGTGCAGGTCGCGGGCATCGACTTGGCCCGCGACGGCGAAGGCCGGTTCTGCGTCCTGGAGGACAACCTGCGCACCCCCTCGGGCGTGTCCTATGTGATCGAGAACCGCCGGGCCATGGCCCACGTGTTCCCCGAACTGTTCGCCAGCCACCGGGTGAGGCCGGTGGACGGTTACCCGGCCCAGTTGCTGGCCGCGCTACGAGCGGCCGCCCCGGTGGGCGTGCCTGACCCCCGGGTGGTGGTCCTCACGCCCGGCGTGTTCAACTCGGCTTACTTCGAGCACACGTTCCTGGCCCGCCACATGGGGGTGGAGCTGGTGGAGGGCCGCGACCTCATCTGCCGCCAGAACGTCGTCTACCTGCGCAGCACCGACGGCGAGCAGCGGGTCGACGTGATCTACCGGCGGGTGGACGACGATTTCCTCGACCCGCTCCACTTCCGGCCCGACTCGATGGTCGGCTGTGCCGGGGTCCTCAACGCGGCCCGGGCCGGCAACGTGACCATCGCCAACGCCGTGGGCAACGGGGTGGCCGACGACAAGCTGGTCTACACCTATGTCCCGGCCATCATCGACTTCTACCTGGGCGAGAAGCCGCTGCTGCCCAATGTGACCACCTACCGCCTCGACGAGCCCGACCAGCTCGAGCACGTGCTGGGCCGCCTCGACCAACTGGTGGTCAAACCGGTCGACGGGTCGGGCGGTCACGGCATCGTCATCGGCCCCCAGGCCAGCGACCATCAACTGGCCCGCGCCCGCGAGAACGTGGTGGCCAATCCCCGGGGCTGGATCGCCCAGGAGGTCGTCCACCTCTCGACGTCACCCACCCACATCGGGGACCGGCTGCGTCCCCGCCACATCGACCTGCGCCCCTTCGCCATCAACGACGGGGAGAACGTATGGGTGGCGCCCGGTGGCCTGACCCGGGTGGCCCTGCCCGAGGGCAGTTTGGTCGTGAACTCCAGCCAGGGCGGCGGCTCCAAGGACACCTGGGTCCTGGCCGGGGTACGAGGCCTGCCCGGAGCGGACGGTGCCTCGCCGATGTCCTCGCCGATGTCCTCGCCGGTGTCCTCGCCGATGTCCTCGCCGGTGTCGGCCGCGGACGGCCCGGGGACATCGCCGCGGCCCGACCCCGGCCCGGGGGCGGCCCTGGGCGCCCAGCAGCAGCAACAGCAGCAGCAGGGCTCCAACCGGGGGGCACCCGGGTGTTGA
- a CDS encoding alpha-E domain-containing protein, producing the protein MLSRIAESLYWVGRYVERAEDTARILDVTVLHLLEDPSVSEEAACRTLLGVMGVPDPGGPLDCQRVIEVLAFDRESSSSIVGSLVAARQCARGMREVLSSEMWECLNATYNALPAQVERARRVGPHPFFQHVKERAVVFAGLADATLSRDEGWRFLVLGRSLERLDMTTRLLLAQFSQAAGPPEWVTTLRCCSAYEAYLRTYRRGVEPALVAEFLLLDRLFPRSAFHALALAEECLAELEPASSRTGLDDEARRILGRARVELEFRRVEELLADLAAHLHALQSACAAASDAVSRRFFRLGAPLEWSLEATGTTP; encoded by the coding sequence GTGTTGAGCCGCATCGCCGAGTCGCTCTACTGGGTGGGCCGCTACGTGGAACGGGCCGAGGACACGGCCCGCATCCTCGACGTGACCGTGCTCCACCTGCTGGAGGACCCGTCGGTCAGCGAGGAGGCCGCCTGCCGCACTCTGCTGGGCGTCATGGGCGTGCCCGACCCGGGCGGGCCCCTCGATTGCCAGCGGGTCATCGAGGTGCTGGCCTTCGACCGCGAGAGCAGTTCGTCGATCGTGGGCTCGCTGGTGGCCGCCCGCCAGTGCGCCCGGGGCATGCGCGAGGTGCTCTCGTCGGAGATGTGGGAGTGCCTGAACGCCACCTACAACGCCCTGCCCGCCCAGGTGGAGCGGGCCCGGCGGGTGGGCCCCCACCCGTTCTTCCAGCACGTCAAGGAGCGGGCCGTGGTGTTCGCGGGCCTGGCCGACGCCACCTTGAGCCGCGACGAGGGCTGGCGCTTTCTGGTCCTGGGCCGCAGCCTCGAACGCCTCGACATGACCACCCGCCTGCTTCTGGCCCAGTTCAGCCAGGCCGCGGGGCCGCCCGAGTGGGTGACGACGCTGCGGTGCTGCTCGGCTTACGAGGCCTACCTGCGCACCTACCGGCGGGGCGTCGAGCCCGCCCTGGTGGCCGAGTTCCTCCTGCTCGACCGGCTGTTCCCCCGGTCGGCCTTCCACGCCCTGGCCCTGGCCGAGGAGTGCCTGGCCGAGCTGGAGCCCGCCTCCAGCCGCACCGGTCTCGACGACGAAGCCCGGCGCATACTGGGCCGGGCCCGGGTGGAGCTCGAGTTCCGGCGGGTGGAGGAGTTGCTGGCCGACCTGGCGGCCCACCTCCATGCCCTCCAGTCCGCCTGCGCGGCCGCCAGCGACGCCGTCAGCCGCCGCTTCTTCCGCCTCGGTGCCCCCCTCGAGTGGAGCCTCGAAGCCACCGGTACGACGCCGTGA
- a CDS encoding transglutaminase family protein: MTWRLRIEHHTGFNYGAPVVASYNEARIMPLSTPEQLVIEAEVTITPPASVFRYWDYWGTLVYSFDIHAGHTELEVCGRSQVETSAPRTGGEGTRWDDLRSPATRDGFAEYLAPTSYVPLAGREIAEAARELAAGRSPADACRATSAWARDRLRYEQGTTTVSTTALDALAHGSGVCQDFAHVHLALLRSMGVPARYVSGYLHPHEDAPVGQPVEGESHAWVEAWLGDWMPFDPTNGLPVGERHVVIGRARDYADVSPLKGVYHGGPAEALAVTVTLTRLA; encoded by the coding sequence GTGACCTGGCGGCTGCGGATCGAGCACCACACCGGCTTCAACTACGGGGCCCCGGTGGTGGCGTCCTACAACGAGGCCCGGATCATGCCCTTGTCCACCCCCGAGCAACTGGTCATCGAGGCCGAGGTGACGATCACCCCGCCGGCCAGCGTGTTCCGCTACTGGGACTACTGGGGCACGCTCGTCTACTCCTTCGACATCCATGCCGGTCACACCGAGCTGGAGGTGTGCGGACGGTCCCAGGTCGAGACGTCGGCCCCCCGCACTGGCGGCGAGGGCACCCGCTGGGACGACCTACGGTCCCCGGCCACCAGGGACGGGTTCGCCGAGTACCTGGCCCCCACGTCCTACGTCCCCCTGGCCGGCCGCGAGATCGCGGAGGCGGCCCGGGAACTGGCAGCCGGCCGCTCGCCGGCCGACGCCTGCCGGGCCACGTCAGCCTGGGCCCGGGACCGCCTGCGCTACGAGCAGGGCACGACCACCGTCTCGACCACCGCCCTCGACGCCTTGGCCCACGGCAGCGGGGTGTGCCAGGACTTCGCCCACGTCCACCTGGCCCTGCTGCGGTCCATGGGGGTGCCGGCCCGCTACGTCTCCGGTTACCTGCACCCCCACGAGGACGCCCCCGTGGGCCAGCCGGTCGAGGGCGAGAGCCACGCCTGGGTGGAGGCGTGGCTGGGCGACTGGATGCCGTTCGACCCCACCAACGGCCTGCCGGTGGGCGAGCGCCACGTGGTCATCGGCCGCGCTCGCGACTACGCAGACGTGTCCCCGCTCAAGGGCGTGTACCACGGCGGGCCGGCCGAGGCCCTGGCCGTCACCGTCACCCTGACCCGCCTGGCCTGA
- the uppS gene encoding polyprenyl diphosphate synthase, protein MNLTAPVYRLYERRLLASLAPVRRPGHIGIILDGHRRFARSAGLADYTASYRTGMEKFREFLGWCHELDVPAVTAWVLSTENLDRPAEELGPYLDVLIGLFERLPADAARLGFSVRVIGSLDMLPGPLLRAAKEAQAAAPEGSWQLTIALGYGGRQEVVDACRSLVADLVAEGTAPEELAARIDEAGVSAHLYNADLPDPDLVIRTSGEARLSGFLLWQAAYAEYVFVDPFWPAFRRVDFLRALRDYARRERRFGL, encoded by the coding sequence GTGAACCTGACCGCGCCGGTCTACCGGCTCTACGAACGCCGACTGCTGGCCTCGTTGGCGCCGGTGCGCCGGCCCGGCCACATCGGGATCATCCTCGACGGCCACCGGCGGTTCGCCCGCTCGGCCGGGTTGGCTGACTACACGGCCAGTTACCGCACCGGGATGGAGAAGTTCCGGGAGTTCCTGGGGTGGTGCCACGAGCTCGACGTGCCGGCGGTGACGGCCTGGGTGCTCTCGACGGAGAACCTCGACCGTCCCGCCGAGGAGCTGGGCCCCTACCTCGACGTGCTCATCGGCCTTTTCGAACGCCTGCCTGCGGACGCCGCCCGCCTGGGTTTCTCGGTGCGGGTGATCGGGAGCCTCGACATGCTGCCTGGGCCCCTCCTGCGGGCCGCCAAGGAGGCCCAGGCGGCCGCCCCCGAGGGTTCGTGGCAGCTCACCATCGCCCTGGGTTACGGCGGTCGCCAGGAGGTGGTGGACGCCTGCCGCTCGCTGGTGGCCGACCTGGTGGCCGAGGGGACGGCCCCCGAGGAGCTGGCGGCCCGCATAGACGAAGCCGGCGTTTCCGCCCACCTCTACAACGCCGACCTACCCGACCCCGACCTGGTCATCCGTACCAGCGGCGAGGCCCGACTGTCGGGCTTCCTGCTGTGGCAGGCGGCCTACGCCGAGTACGTGTTCGTCGACCCCTTCTGGCCCGCCTTCCGCCGGGTCGACTTCCTGCGCGCCCTGCGTGACTACGCCCGGCGCGAGCGCCGCTTCGGCCTATGA
- the asnS gene encoding asparagine--tRNA ligase, which produces MADLLAGRVAVGEVVTVKGWARTRRDSRSGGGLSFLTVHDGSCFDALQVVARSSLANYESEVLRITTGCSVVVSGTLVESKGRGQSVEVDAAAVEVVGWVDDPETYPIAPKNHSFEFLREVAHLRPRTNTFGAVARVRHTLAMAVHRFFDERGFAWVHTPIITANDAEGAGAMFRVSTLDSVNRGPGGRPDWSEDFFGRETHLTVSGQLNVEAYCLALSRVYTFGPTFRAENSNTARHLAEFWMVEPEIAFADLSDDADLAEALLKYLFRAVLDERGDDMAFFTDRIDPGAVGRLERFVDASFERMDYADAVTALEKAVAGGRSFEFAVGWGADLQSEHERYLTEELVGRPVVVMNYPKEIKAFYMRVNDDGRTVAAMDVLAPGTGEIIGGSQWEERLDVLDARLAELGLDRDAYWWYRDLRRYGTVPHAGFGLGFERTVSYVTGLANVRDAIPFPRTPNNADF; this is translated from the coding sequence GTGGCCGACCTTCTGGCCGGGCGGGTGGCCGTGGGCGAGGTCGTCACCGTCAAGGGCTGGGCCCGCACGAGGCGCGACTCGCGCTCGGGCGGGGGCCTGTCGTTCCTCACCGTGCACGACGGTTCGTGCTTCGACGCCCTTCAGGTGGTGGCCCGGTCGTCGCTGGCCAACTACGAGAGCGAGGTGCTGAGGATCACGACGGGGTGCTCGGTGGTCGTGTCGGGCACGCTGGTCGAGTCGAAGGGCCGGGGCCAGAGCGTCGAGGTCGACGCCGCCGCCGTGGAGGTGGTGGGTTGGGTCGACGACCCCGAGACCTACCCGATCGCCCCCAAGAACCACTCGTTCGAGTTCCTCCGCGAGGTGGCCCACCTGCGGCCCCGCACCAACACGTTCGGGGCCGTGGCCCGGGTGCGCCACACGCTGGCCATGGCCGTCCACCGGTTCTTCGACGAGCGGGGCTTCGCCTGGGTGCATACCCCGATCATCACGGCCAACGACGCCGAGGGGGCGGGGGCCATGTTCCGGGTGTCGACCCTCGACTCGGTGAACCGGGGCCCCGGGGGCCGGCCCGACTGGTCGGAGGACTTCTTCGGGCGCGAGACCCACCTGACGGTCTCGGGCCAGCTGAACGTGGAGGCCTACTGCCTGGCCCTGTCGCGGGTGTACACGTTCGGGCCCACGTTCCGGGCCGAGAACTCCAACACCGCCCGCCACCTGGCCGAGTTCTGGATGGTCGAGCCCGAGATCGCCTTCGCCGACCTCAGCGACGACGCCGACCTGGCCGAGGCCTTGCTCAAGTACCTGTTCCGGGCCGTGCTCGACGAACGGGGCGACGACATGGCCTTTTTCACCGACCGTATCGACCCCGGGGCCGTGGGCCGCCTGGAACGGTTCGTGGACGCCAGCTTCGAGCGCATGGACTACGCCGACGCGGTGACGGCCCTGGAGAAGGCCGTGGCCGGGGGCCGGTCCTTCGAGTTCGCGGTGGGCTGGGGCGCCGACCTGCAGTCCGAGCACGAGCGCTACCTGACCGAGGAGCTCGTGGGCCGTCCCGTGGTCGTCATGAACTACCCCAAGGAGATCAAGGCGTTCTACATGCGGGTCAACGACGACGGCCGCACGGTGGCCGCCATGGACGTGCTCGCCCCCGGCACCGGCGAGATCATCGGCGGCAGCCAGTGGGAGGAACGCCTCGACGTGCTCGACGCCCGCCTCGCCGAGCTGGGCCTCGACCGCGACGCCTACTGGTGGTACCGCGACCTGCGCCGCTACGGCACCGTCCCCCACGCCGGCTTCGGCCTGGGCTTCGAGCGCACGGTCTCCTACGTGACCGGCCTGGCTAACGTCCGCGACGCCATCCCGTTCCCCCGCACCCCCAACAACGCCGACTTCTGA
- the moaA gene encoding GTP 3',8-cyclase MoaA encodes MPHDALVDARGRVVTDLRVSLTDRCNFRCTYCMPAEGLPWLAGDELLTGAEIERLVRLFVGFGVREVKLTGGEPTLRPELVEIVGRLRATDAGLDLSLTTNGVRLDRLAGPLRAAGLDRVNVSCDSLLRHRFEQMTRRDALDRVQAGLRAADAAGFAPIKVNCVVVGGTNDDEIVDFARLARATGYDVRFIEYMPLDADRAWERSKVVPSAHVKAAIEAEFALVARGHGPEPATTFDFADGAPGSVGFIASVTEPFCATCNRARLTAEGQFRTCLFSLTETDLRAPLRAGASDPELAALVADAVWAKWDGHRINHPDFVQPARPMSAIGG; translated from the coding sequence ATGCCCCATGACGCCCTGGTCGATGCCCGGGGGCGGGTGGTGACCGACCTGCGGGTGTCGCTCACCGACCGGTGCAACTTCCGGTGCACGTACTGCATGCCGGCCGAGGGGCTGCCGTGGCTGGCGGGGGACGAGCTGCTTACCGGCGCCGAGATCGAGCGGCTGGTGCGGCTGTTCGTCGGCTTCGGCGTTCGGGAGGTGAAGCTCACCGGCGGGGAGCCGACCCTGCGGCCCGAACTGGTCGAGATCGTGGGGCGGCTGCGGGCCACCGACGCCGGCCTCGACCTATCTCTGACCACCAACGGCGTGCGCCTCGACCGGCTGGCCGGCCCGCTACGGGCCGCGGGCCTCGACCGGGTGAACGTGTCGTGTGACTCGTTGCTGCGCCACCGGTTCGAGCAGATGACCCGCCGGGACGCCCTTGACCGGGTGCAGGCCGGACTGCGGGCGGCCGACGCCGCCGGCTTCGCCCCCATCAAGGTCAACTGCGTGGTCGTGGGCGGCACCAACGACGACGAGATCGTCGACTTCGCCCGGCTGGCCCGGGCCACCGGCTACGACGTGCGGTTCATCGAGTACATGCCCCTCGACGCCGACCGGGCCTGGGAGCGGTCCAAGGTCGTGCCCTCGGCCCACGTGAAGGCGGCCATAGAGGCCGAGTTCGCACTGGTGGCCCGTGGCCACGGCCCCGAGCCCGCCACCACGTTCGACTTTGCCGACGGGGCGCCGGGCTCGGTGGGGTTCATCGCCTCGGTCACCGAGCCGTTCTGCGCGACCTGCAACCGGGCCCGGCTGACGGCCGAGGGCCAGTTCCGAACCTGCCTGTTCTCCCTCACCGAGACCGACCTGCGGGCCCCGCTGCGGGCCGGGGCCAGTGACCCCGAGTTGGCCGCCTTGGTGGCCGACGCGGTGTGGGCCAAGTGGGACGGCCACCGCATCAACCACCCCGACTTCGTGCAGCCCGCCCGCCCCATGTCCGCCATCGGCGGCTGA
- a CDS encoding DM13 domain-containing protein: MAEPTQLRSQPWWQDVTTVEGTGTATASPFTVVPNAVQWRIKGTCQSGRLVVVAAGHRRPIVDAPCTGEVTGFGTTSGPVALQVTADGPWRLAVAQQIDSPLVEPSLPAMAAPGAVVVGRGSFYGIDKTGVGTVTIFRQADGKYSLRLDDFFVSPTADLELRLSTLEAPKTSQEYLNNGSSELVVMMDVTAGSLNYPVPEGIDPTKYKSVVIWCAPILSAYAAASLEGVR; this comes from the coding sequence GTGGCTGAGCCCACCCAGCTCCGCTCTCAGCCCTGGTGGCAGGACGTGACGACGGTCGAGGGTACGGGCACGGCGACTGCCTCGCCTTTCACGGTAGTCCCCAATGCCGTTCAGTGGCGCATCAAGGGCACGTGCCAGTCCGGCCGCCTCGTGGTCGTCGCTGCGGGGCACCGCCGGCCCATCGTCGACGCTCCCTGCACCGGCGAGGTCACCGGGTTCGGCACCACCTCCGGCCCGGTTGCGCTGCAGGTAACCGCCGACGGCCCGTGGCGGCTGGCCGTGGCGCAGCAGATCGACTCGCCGCTGGTCGAGCCGTCGCTGCCAGCGATGGCGGCTCCGGGAGCGGTCGTCGTTGGGCGCGGCTCCTTCTACGGCATCGACAAGACCGGTGTCGGCACGGTCACCATCTTCCGCCAGGCGGACGGGAAGTACTCGCTGCGGCTCGACGACTTCTTCGTAAGTCCGACCGCCGACCTCGAACTCCGGCTCAGCACCCTTGAAGCTCCCAAGACCTCCCAGGAGTACCTGAACAATGGCTCGTCAGAGTTGGTCGTCATGATGGATGTCACCGCCGGGTCTCTTAACTACCCAGTGCCGGAGGGCATCGATCCGACGAAGTACAAGTCCGTCGTCATCTGGTGCGCGCCGATCCTCAGCGCCTACGCCGCCGCTTCGTTGGAGGGGGTGAGATGA
- a CDS encoding RnfABCDGE type electron transport complex subunit D, with amino-acid sequence MSTTLPPPTATVPLAEAPRKLPRTVTIRGEQVPVIFPKWGDPRLKLTATIWTITILGLTVLSFKVSIPQIAVTVLLCGLMEMVYLFHKDRVLAWPASALQTGISCAFIFRVSGTQHGDWWSVNGLHYFVFVALISLLPKYLIRHNGRHIFNPSNIGLAWALLLIGPSHVFSEHLWWAPLGAPILVAFGVILTGAFFLLRQVKMIKMAATFMATISVLIALFALFGRSYWATWHDGPVGGSFYWLTVALSPEMLIFAFFMITDPQTAPKVRIARYIYAVLTAVVCAGLILPQTTEFGIKVAILSSLVLTTALTPTIDRFGKRLEAKRSGDADAIAAAAPAAAWPRRLATAARNPVLVLITVIALAAPVNTLLLSRDGNVELIERGLTTRVVQ; translated from the coding sequence ATGAGCACCACGCTGCCCCCGCCCACCGCCACCGTCCCGCTGGCCGAAGCCCCCCGCAAGCTTCCCCGTACCGTCACCATCCGAGGCGAGCAGGTCCCGGTCATCTTCCCTAAGTGGGGCGACCCACGGCTGAAGCTCACGGCCACCATCTGGACGATCACGATCCTCGGCTTGACCGTCCTCAGCTTCAAGGTTTCCATCCCCCAGATCGCTGTCACCGTGCTCCTGTGCGGCCTGATGGAGATGGTGTACCTGTTCCACAAGGACAGGGTGCTGGCATGGCCGGCCAGCGCCCTACAGACGGGCATCAGCTGCGCCTTCATCTTCAGGGTCTCCGGGACCCAGCACGGCGACTGGTGGAGCGTAAACGGCCTGCACTACTTCGTGTTCGTGGCGCTCATCTCCCTGCTCCCCAAGTACCTGATCCGCCACAACGGCCGGCACATCTTCAACCCGTCGAACATCGGCCTGGCGTGGGCACTCCTGCTCATCGGGCCGAGCCACGTCTTTTCCGAGCACCTGTGGTGGGCCCCCCTTGGCGCGCCGATCCTGGTGGCCTTCGGCGTCATCCTCACCGGCGCCTTCTTCCTCCTGCGCCAGGTGAAGATGATCAAGATGGCCGCCACCTTCATGGCGACCATCTCCGTGCTCATCGCCCTGTTCGCGTTGTTCGGGCGCAGTTACTGGGCGACCTGGCACGACGGGCCGGTCGGGGGCAGTTTCTACTGGCTGACGGTCGCCCTGTCGCCTGAGATGCTGATCTTCGCCTTCTTCATGATCACCGACCCGCAGACGGCTCCCAAGGTCAGGATCGCCCGGTACATCTACGCCGTGCTCACCGCTGTGGTGTGTGCCGGCCTGATCCTTCCGCAGACGACCGAGTTCGGCATCAAGGTGGCGATCCTTTCCTCGCTCGTGCTGACCACCGCCTTGACGCCCACCATCGACCGGTTCGGCAAGCGGCTCGAGGCGAAGCGCTCGGGCGATGCCGACGCCATCGCGGCCGCCGCCCCGGCGGCCGCTTGGCCCCGTCGGCTGGCCACGGCTGCCCGCAACCCCGTCTTGGTACTGATCACGGTGATCGCCTTGGCCGCGCCCGTCAACACGCTGCTTCTCAGCCGTGACGGCAACGTAGAGCTCATCGAGCGAGGGCTGACAACCCGAGTCGTGCAATAG